From the Oryctolagus cuniculus chromosome 17, mOryCun1.1, whole genome shotgun sequence genome, the window agtcttttcctttgttgttgatctcagagagagattttgcaggggaggtagaaggcctgcccaggatgtgtttcttcaggaaagaggaggctgcagcctcacgttcctttgtgagcaagggctccgtgtgcaaggagtttccggccacctgcctgggcctctgagccacttgaagctccttcagctccctggagcctgctctcccaagccttcttcccccaatgctctccgcaaagggccaggtgccccgtctcctcccgaggctcttcctcatctcctggaggtgcctttcccgtaagccctttggccccttgatgacttttttcactctctgcagcctgtaccccacacttggcatggttgccaggctgttctcctgtgacggggcagtttctgatttcttttggaggatttgagggttaaattgaggacctaacaggataggctgcataagcatggccttttcttccttcttaacctcatcgattttttcttgaatttcttcatctaacaaattctgtagaaaatagagctttctcaacttatttctgtaaggatgagagggcctccttatgtgggttttcacgtagctcagggacttatctctatcttgcacatttgaaaaaagcagtgtaatgaatggtaataatgttgattctacattttgtagattttcctctgagaaataaggcaatatgtaattcagtgcactaataatgtcactttcattgttgaagtcccgctgttcactcatatggcctgggaagtccacactgtttctctctgatactgggttccctggctcaatagtcagctgcttgctggtgttgttcttccgggcttgcaatatcttcatgaatgccccctttgggttccctatagatgcttcttcaactgtcaaaaaaagaagagactgctttttggtacggaagactgatgggacagctttatgtcagtccacagccctacactctgatcaattaaattaggagtcaaatccaatatttggggtaccattgagactttagagagaaaagtaaaaccaaactcaaacctatgaaatggcaacaataaaggagaaaaagatatttttgagagtggcattcagaagagttcgcagtgttaaaaagcagtaactatgatcagtattatttcattggtttccaatgaccaaccactccaggcttagaataaggctggaggacaaatggccccacccagctgccccttctgtggctctgcccctgcttctcagccacatcattccacagtcctgcctcatgctgagggagcccaaggcttcctccctccctccctccctccctgtggccctatgttcttgctgccatcacaggtgtccatggcaaaagataggcatgtaaggggagCGAGGGCAGAGatggtcaagccaaggggccttgctcctcacctcagtgtgttctttcccacccttgtaaagggagattaacaatgcttgtccttctcacctcttgagatgaagggaataatataattggtaggaaactggtctggaaggtgagcaacactgtgtagatgggtatacagttatcactgtgctaatgcctcagatccctgactgagatccgaattcaagctgtctaaggaagaaagcggtcacattttggaagtcacgacatcagtggtaataaccctcatctacagaaggatacttaaaattacccgagtgttctgtggatagaaaagcgtgagactcagagcaggttcagagttggacagtctacaagtgcatggaggagccttccgactccatcagaggagccaggcagccatttctggttatggaaccagaaactccccggctccaaataaaacagcatcacttgtactcttttatacaagtgcaaaaacaaacaaccgcggtgagcagtgtagacctgttctataagacagagggcccttgaggcccaacacgtagaaaaccagtttatagactgtgtgcaaatgagttatcattgaaaagcaaagcacccaagagcacagaacaccacgtgtgtggttcccaacattgcttccttccccttccacctcttttccatgatcctttgtgcatatgtaaattacatagcggtaactatgttattaaattacatagcggtgattgcgaacctgactttcagcaagggagcagtgtagcaatttagggagtttaaatctgaatgaatgaataaaaattcagcaattaattacattgttactttaaacttgaccctaaaattttaaaataagaaatttaaaacaaataaatattaaaaaaagatcctcaggaagttccgactcacggcaatgtgtcgtatttggcaggcattcattgtcacagtgaagcttgacggtgttgcagacaacctcgatagtatgtttaaattggcagaggcagcaggccatatggctgggtaagatcctatgaatagagacagagaattaagttacctgtaaaggggttccttgggtgggtcaaacaggtgagccaaggtgccagcaaaggcgttcttgaggtatgtgtgtggccagggcatttgggtaggagcctggtggccaattgttagtcttgaatatgagaataaaggaaggagggagaggtggcccaaggaggcataggcatggaagtgggtgtggtgtatccaaaataaagtcaacagggtgagcattgggcaccatggatctgtcgtttgactcaggggtgtctccttccagttcacaagtctcattgtgggttgggagtgcacaggaggacttcccccaacctctggagtactcttctccatccctgttggaagtgttcactattagaaactactctggtcccagaaaaaatgactgactgcagtaattgttggaaaagatgtggagaaaaaggaacacttgctcactgatgggtgagtgaaagtaatttgaccaggcaggtgtttagcccagcca encodes:
- the LOC138846318 gene encoding leucine-rich repeat-containing protein 37A3-like; its protein translation is MACCLCQFKHTIEVVCNTVKLHCDNECLPNTTHCLEEASIGNPKGAFMKILQARKNNTSKQLTIEPGNPVSERNSVDFPGHMSEQRDFNNESDIISALNYILPYFSEENLQNVESTLLPFITLLFSNVQDRDKSLSYVKTHIRRPSHPYRNKLRKLYFLQNLLDEEIQEKIDEVKKEEKAMLMQPILLGPQFNPQILQKKSETAPSQENSLATMPSVGYRLQRVKKVIKGPKGLRERHLQEMRKSLGRRRGTWPFAESIGGRRLGRAGSRELKELQVAQRPRQVAGNSLHTEPLLTKEREAAASSFLKKHILGRPSTSPAKSLSEINNKGKDLTYTIFVLEDANAKAKNKAAGKPIWHSRQNYRFHKTRSHLVLRTPKAKLSRKFRRKNSLNRLTAGKRPPFPALRSLINSPSGEAFSSPGGLHSQGSPPLREPSIEDTREENHSGGRVFEENVLPENTTAHEETLPGDKMHTDPSATDSAGTEFDLMPTVDQTKETQWEYPSEGTEAPTTPAGFTYPVMLSQGQQFEIQLNPQLQSLIPNTDMKKLISHVIRTLKMDCSEAQVQLPCAKLTSKTGILMKLLSEQQEEKIAKEEWDAEQWRTETYINESTEAPSGQKEQESSKVRTGDLHFPIT